Sequence from the Carnobacterium pleistocenium FTR1 genome:
TGCATTTGTGATAGTCCGTTGCTGCTTAACGCTGGTGTTACTACTTTGATAATGGCATCTAGATCAGCATATTTAAGACTTTTACCTTCACGCTTAAATGCCGGGTTATCTGAACTCTTTTTAGGACTTTCTACTACGTTTTGAAACTTTGCTAGAGCTGCTGCTATTTCACCAATGTTCTCACTCGTTTTCATGTTTAATTCCTCCTAATTGTTCTTTCAGAAACTCAATCCAATCTTCTTTTTTAAATCAACTGTTGTAAAATCACTTTCGAAATCTGCAGTCGATAGTTGAACACGTTCTTCGCCGTTGTTGATGTATTCCTCAACTTTTAGATAAGCACCATACTTATCTTTAATCTTGTCCGTTTTTATCTCTACTATTGCCATATACTTTCCTCCTAAATATTGATATTAATAGGGTTAACTTAATTTCTTAACCGACTGATTGGATTGCTGTCCTCTCAGTCTTTTTTTGCGCCTAATTCTTCTAACAATTTGATAAGCGTTTTTTTGAATTCTTTCATTTCATCAGAAGCCCAACCTGATTTGAATTCATCATAATAGATGCTAAAAGCGTTACTTTCTTCTTGGAAATTAATTTTGCTTGAGCGTATTTCAAGTTTTAACTGGTTTACATGTGGACTGTCATAAATAAAGACACAACCTGTTTCGGTTTATTAATGCGATGTGCTAAAAAAATTAGTTCCTCCAACTCGTTTAATTCGTATTTATTGTTATTAGATAGTTTTTTCTTTAGTCTCTTTTTCATTTTTAGTCCTCCTCTAATTAATTGGTTATAATCCTATCGTGAATAACGGTTCGCCAGTTTTGTCATCGCATATTTCAATTCCACCGATAAAACGAGCTTGTTGCTCCCAATAACCCGGTCTTTCGTAATAAGCACTTTCTGAAATTTGTTCTGCTGCTCTACTCATTATTTTCTCCTCCTTATCCAATGGTTCCCATTTCAATTCCGCCTGCTATGCCTGCTAGCAATACAACAATTCCAACAATCAACATCACTGCAATAACCGTTTTTGCTTTGTCTTTAAATTCATCAGTAATGATTAGTTTCATATCTCTCACCTCTTTTATATTCATATCCAGACAACCATTTTTCTAACGCTGCTTTACTAAAACGCCATTCTGTGCCTATTTTGCGTCCTGGAATCACTCCAATTCGTGCATATTTGTAAAGGCTTGGCTTGCTTATTTGAAGGAACTCGCAAGCTTCTTCTGTGTTTAATGCTTGTTTCGGTTTAGCCATGATAATTTTTGTCGTCATGCAATCACCCCTTTAGGTATTTTTGAACGATCCAATAAGGCGTTCTATCTTTTATCGCTTGCATGAATGAAACGTTTGTTTTGCTCAAAATAGATATAACAAGCTTCATTTCGATTAACATTTCATCTAGAAATTCATTTACATAAGTCCTAAGCTCCGCTTTATCTTGAGCAGTTAAACACTTGTCTTGCTTGCAAAGAATCATGAGAGCTTCATTTTTTCGCATTTGGCGTTCGTTTGATTCCTTAACAGAAAGCATTTCTAACACGTGTGGCGTTTCGTAATACGTTTCTGATTCCATAATCGGCAACGTGCCATAAGTTTTATTTGCCATTTGGTGTGTGAAAGTTGAATCATCTAAAATGGCTGCCATATCTGCTATTGCTCCAATTGGACTTGGTTCACTGTTGAAATATCCGCTAACTGTTGAGTGACCTTTATTAGCTTTTTTGATAGATTTAGTTGAGTGATGTTCTGTCTCTTTGCTGCCATTCTTAATTCTGCGTTTACATGTAGTGCTTCCATTTTTATCCCTCTATTCCGATTTTATTTTTTGCAGTTATAAACTTGTTAATAAAATACAATTGGCCTTTGCCAGTTACTTTTGGCGTTCTAGATATTGAGATTCGACCACTATTGTGATTGATTGCCGTTTCTTTTATTTGAAACAACTCTAGCTCCATTGATTTTTGAGTAGGCATATTGTAATCCGTGCCTTTTCGTTTGATTAGGTAACCAGTTTCTCTTAACCAGGCGAACAATCTTGTTCCACCAATCTCAATTCCATTTTGTTTTAATAGTTTTGCTAGGTCATTAATAAGGATTGACGTATCAGATGCTGCTACACTATCTGCGAATATTGCTTTGGTTTTAGTTGTGAATTTTCTAGTTCCAACTGTTGGACTTGCTTACGTTCTTGAATCCACTTCTCAGCTCGTTTGACAGGATCTTCAATCATGTATGAATCTTTAGCTTGTTCGATTAGTTGAGTTTCCATTTGATTGAAGGCTTGAATATATTTCATTTTGAAATCTAAAGCTTTCTTCCCGTTGTATCCCATCGCTAGTAGAACGAACCCATCACGATTCATAAAATAAATTTTTCTTGGCCTACCATAAGAATCTGGTTCGGAATCTTCTACAAACATCTCGGAAAAACTTCCGACATCTTCTTTTAATCTATTTATCGACTTAATTACGTCGTAATGTTCCTTTTCAAAATCAACAGCTATTTGTAAAGAAGTTGTTAGCGCTTGTCTATTTTTCATGATTACTAAATTTGACATGTTATTTTTCCTTCTTTCTATTTTTATATTTGAATGGGATAATCTCCTTTAAGGAGGTGATAATATGGATCTAAAAAATTTAGCTAAAGATAAAGCTGAGAACGTTTTGAATACTAAAGGTATTGAGATTACTTGCCCTAGTTGCAAAAATAAATTTATCGGTAAGAGTATGCTCGTTGAATGCCCGAACTGCCACAAAACGTTTGACGTAGAGTTTAAAGTTAATTAATTTTTTTCATAATTTCGATTGAAGCCAATTCGCCGCCAGCGTTTTGGCTTCTTTTAATAGTTCAACAAATTTCCTTGTTTTTTCTAACGCTTCATCAGTAATCAATACGTCTACTACTATTTTTCCATCTGACATGTTGTTTTCCTTCTTTCAATTTATATTTTTTGTTGATTTTTAAAATCGTTATTAGGGAAAATAATATTGATATTGCAGATAAAATAATTGGAATACTCATATTTGAATTCTCTCTTTAAGTTTTTTATTTCTTTTTCCAAAGGTACGAATTCTTCAACATGTACGAAGTAGACTTTATTTTTATGATTAACCACATGTAAAGTATTAGGGTTCTTTACTAAAGCTTTAAGAATCAAATTTGTAAAAAATTTCATTACGATAACCTACCTTCCTTTTTATGATTATAATTTTCAAAACCTGTTGAAATTTCATCTAGGTTACTAGTTAACTTTCCATGTCTGCCACAGCTAAAGCACATCCAAACTTTAGTTGTGGCATTTTTTGTGTAATGATCGCCTCCACATTTCGGACAATTTCCGACTAATAGATATGGTTTATCTATTTCTTTTTCCACTAAAGTCAACTTCTTTCTTTTTAGTAAGATACTTGCTGTTTTTTTACCCTCAAACTCCATAGCTTGTAGTATTTCGATTTGATTGATTGTGTTATATAATTAACTTAAGTTAGTTATCCTTATTTTTGCTACGTTTTGTATCGAACTTGATTAAAAAAATATCCGGAAATAGTTCTGTTAAATCTTTCTCGTAATATAAAGCAAATTTTTTAGCCATGTTAACACTCGGATTTCTGCTACCTTCTTCTAATTTTCTAACAGTTATTTCAGCAATTTCAAGATTTCTAGCTAACTCTTCTCTTGAAAGAGATTTAGTTTTTCGTTCTTTGATTAATCGTTCACGCATTTTTTTCACTCCTTCCTTTTGATACGTTTTGTATCTCTATGTGTTAAATATACACGATACGTTTTGTATCGTCAAGTGTTTTGTGATATTTTTTGTATCTTTTTTTGCTAAAGATACATTTCGTATCTCTTGTCTGTTATTATTGCTTTAAGGGCGGTGTTGAATATGTTAGGTAAACGTCTAAAATATTTAAGAAATGAATTAAATAAAACACAAAATGAAGTTGCCGAATCAATAAAAATTTCTAGAGCAAACTATTCTCATTTTGAAAATAATCGCAATGAACCAGATAGTGAAATACTGAATCGATTGGCTGATTATTTCGATGTTACTACCGACTATTTACTTGGTAGAAATAATATGCGTAAATCTGCAGAAGTTAAACAAGTGGAAAAAGATGATTGGGTTAGCGTTCCAGTCGTTGGAACAATTAAATGCGGTCCTGGTGGTATTATTTATGAAGATATAGAGGGTTTTACTTCTTATCCTAAATCAGACTTAGATTCAAGCCATGAATATGTTGTCTTGAATGCTACAGGTGATTCAATGATAGGTGATGGAATAAACGCAGGAGACCTTGCA
This genomic interval carries:
- a CDS encoding LexA family protein, with product MLGKRLKYLRNELNKTQNEVAESIKISRANYSHFENNRNEPDSEILNRLADYFDVTTDYLLGRNNMRKSAEVKQVEKDDWVSVPVVGTIKCGPGGIIYEDIEGFTSYPKSDLDSSHEYVVLNATGDSMIGDGINAGDLALIQKEPDFVQGKIYAVIVDSEEATLKRVTRTNDSVILSPSNPKYEPRIITGLELEMFQIIGRLINIKRNYY
- a CDS encoding helix-turn-helix domain-containing protein — translated: MTTKIIMAKPKQALNTEEACEFLQISKPSLYKYARIGVIPGRKIGTEWRFSKAALEKWLSGYEYKRGERYETNHY
- a CDS encoding helix-turn-helix transcriptional regulator, which encodes MRERLIKERKTKSLSREELARNLEIAEITVRKLEEGSRNPSVNMAKKFALYYEKDLTELFPDIFLIKFDTKRSKNKDN